TCTCCCCCACCATTCTTCGTTTTATGTAATTGCTCCACATGTTTTAAATACGCAAGAACGTCTTTTTCGTCAGGCATTTGAAAGTTAAAATACCTTCCAACGGATTCACTAGTCTCCTGAAATAATTCACACATGACGAATAACGATTTCCATATAGTTGGATAGTTACCGTCTGGATAAGTTTTAACTAATTCCCCCCATTTTCCTCATCAAGATACTGATTCAACAGTTTTCCAGACTTTCCGACACTTACAGCAAAGTCCGTATTTGTACCTACATACCATTCAAGCATTCGCAGCAGCATATTTCTTACAGGTACCTCCATTGCAAACTTTGCGTATGATTGCTCTTCCCTCCATAATGCTTTCGCAACATAGGTACTTACCCACCAAAATTTCACTTAAACTATCATTGTCTATAGCCTCGTCTACCAGATTCGTCGGGACCAGTGTCAAATCAATTCGATTACCGTCTTTTTCCGAAATAGTCAACCCACGAATGGTTAGCGATAAATGACTCAATTTCAGATACAAACTTTTTTCATCTTACAGGGTTTTTCTTTATATGCGATAAGAGTTAAATACACTTTATTGGGGACTATAATAAGCGGAGGTGTACAGTATGGGAAAAAACTATCGTGAATACAGAACTGGTCAAGGTGTGCCTGAAACAGGAAAGTATATATGTCAGTCTGGAAAAACAGCAAAATTAAATGAAAATGAAGATTTCCCCGCATGTCCTGTCAGTGACGAAGAAACAACTTGGACACATGAAGAACAGTAGTTGTCAAAATGAATAACAAGGGTGGCCGTTCCCTTGTTTTTTGTGTAATTTTTGCTTTGAAAGAATCTATTGTTACCCTCCTTTGTCAAGAAGCATACTGTAATAGTGACAAATGAAAAAGAGGTGACAAAAAATGGGTTCGTATAAAGATAATCTGTCGAAATGGCTTCACAAGTCCTCATTTCAGGAATTCATACAGCATATGGATTCCTTTTTCGATGACACCTATAATCAATTTTTTAAGAAGAAGCCATTCGAGGTTAACATGTATGAAACGGAAACCAATGTTTTGGTTAAAGCAATTTTACCTGGTTACAGCCGTAACCAAATCAAGTTAGCAATCATCGGCAATCAGCTACGAATTACCGCAGAAGGCTCAAAAGCTGTGGATAATGACCTATACCATACGAAGGAAGATAAAATGGAACGAACAGTATCCTTGCCGTTCACCATCTCCAAAGAAAATACAAAAGCCATCTACCGTGATGGAGTACTCAAGATCACCACCCCAATTAGGAAACCAAACACAAGCTTCATAGATATTGATGAAAAAACTGATTAAGCAAAAAGCCGGTTGTCACAACGCAGTGATACCGGCTTTATCTATTTAACTCATACCTTTTTCCTATTTTTTAATGAATTTTGTGATATATGGACTTACTTGTTTATATATACTGTTCATTTGTTGAGCTGTCTCTGAAATTTTGTTTAAGTCGAATTTTCCATCGGCTCCACGAAAAGCGGACAATAAATTTGTCTTAGACGGTCTGCCATGTGAATACGGACGATTTCGTGCTGG
This Virgibacillus phasianinus DNA region includes the following protein-coding sequences:
- a CDS encoding Hsp20/alpha crystallin family protein, with product MGSYKDNLSKWLHKSSFQEFIQHMDSFFDDTYNQFFKKKPFEVNMYETETNVLVKAILPGYSRNQIKLAIIGNQLRITAEGSKAVDNDLYHTKEDKMERTVSLPFTISKENTKAIYRDGVLKITTPIRKPNTSFIDIDEKTD
- a CDS encoding YppG family protein; this encodes MLMFPDRIRQRRPMPPFSPARNRPYSHGRPSKTNLLSAFRGADGKFDLNKISETAQQMNSIYKQVSPYITKFIKK